A single Natrinema pellirubrum DSM 15624 DNA region contains:
- a CDS encoding DsbA family oxidoreductase produces MTDADTGPTTETTDRIEIYADYVCPFCYLGTRSLAQYREGRDEPLDVEWHPFDLRRGKRNADGSIDHDVDDGKSDEYYEQARQNVRRLQEEYDAEMAQEIATDVDSFDAQVASWYVKGEYPEQWGAFDEAIYTALWQDGRDIGDVDVLADLADDCGLPVDEIRDAVADDGIRAELEDLFAEAQQTGVTGVPTFVSDGHVARGAVPPEHLERLVDGQ; encoded by the coding sequence ATGACCGACGCTGACACCGGCCCGACTACCGAGACGACCGATCGTATCGAAATCTACGCCGACTACGTCTGTCCGTTCTGTTATCTGGGGACCCGCTCGCTCGCCCAGTACCGCGAGGGCCGCGACGAGCCGCTTGACGTCGAGTGGCACCCCTTCGACCTCCGACGCGGGAAGCGAAACGCGGACGGCTCGATCGATCACGACGTCGACGACGGCAAAAGCGACGAGTACTACGAGCAGGCCAGACAGAACGTCCGCCGGCTGCAGGAGGAATACGACGCCGAGATGGCCCAGGAGATCGCGACCGACGTCGACTCCTTCGACGCGCAGGTCGCCTCGTGGTACGTCAAGGGGGAGTACCCCGAGCAGTGGGGGGCATTCGACGAGGCGATCTACACCGCCCTGTGGCAGGACGGGCGTGACATCGGCGACGTCGACGTGCTGGCCGATCTCGCCGACGACTGCGGACTGCCGGTCGACGAGATCCGCGACGCGGTCGCCGACGACGGCATCCGGGCGGAACTCGAGGACCTGTTTGCGGAGGCCCAACAGACGGGCGTCACCGGCGTTCCGACGTTCGTCTCGGACGGCCACGTCGCCCGCGGCGCGGTGCCGCCGGAACACTTGGAGCGACTCGTCGACGGCCAGTAG
- a CDS encoding KaiC domain-containing protein, with product MVPVNDDADDPDDDWFERALDDEADAAGDPDSSAGDDPAAVDDDTGDSTPEDGDESLFEEDFGSALHDTDAPAIDADVGPGTDGPEGFDALDFVLGGDEPDFDEAVDSDLPRLDLGIEGLDRMIQGGIPERSLLVAMGSAGTGKTTFGLQFLNHGLEQGERAVFITLEESRERVINSATEKGYGFDEYVADGQLAVVDVDPIEMANSLASIRNELPALVEEFDASRLVLDSVSLLEMMYEDRAKRRNEIYDFARSLKEAGVTAMLTSEASSETAYASRYGIVEYLTDAVFVLQYVRPDDFRETRLAIEIQKIRDANHSREKKPYEITGEGISVYQQANLF from the coding sequence GTGGTCCCCGTGAACGACGACGCGGACGATCCGGACGACGACTGGTTCGAGCGCGCGCTCGACGACGAGGCCGATGCCGCGGGCGACCCGGACTCGAGCGCGGGCGACGATCCGGCGGCCGTGGACGACGACACCGGCGACTCCACTCCCGAGGACGGCGACGAGTCCCTCTTCGAGGAGGACTTCGGCTCTGCCCTCCACGATACTGACGCCCCGGCTATCGACGCCGACGTCGGCCCCGGGACCGACGGCCCCGAGGGGTTCGACGCCCTCGATTTCGTCCTCGGCGGCGACGAACCCGACTTCGACGAGGCGGTCGACTCGGATCTCCCGCGACTCGACCTCGGGATCGAGGGACTCGACCGAATGATTCAGGGCGGCATCCCGGAGCGGTCACTGCTCGTCGCAATGGGCAGCGCCGGCACCGGCAAGACCACCTTCGGCCTGCAGTTTCTCAACCACGGCCTCGAGCAGGGCGAACGCGCGGTCTTCATCACGCTCGAGGAGAGCCGCGAACGCGTGATCAACAGCGCGACCGAGAAGGGGTACGGCTTCGACGAGTACGTCGCTGACGGCCAGCTGGCCGTCGTCGACGTCGATCCCATCGAGATGGCAAACAGCCTCGCCTCGATCCGCAACGAACTCCCCGCGCTCGTCGAGGAGTTCGACGCTTCGCGGCTCGTCCTGGACTCGGTCTCCCTACTCGAGATGATGTACGAGGACCGCGCGAAACGCCGCAACGAGATCTACGACTTCGCCCGGAGCTTGAAGGAGGCGGGTGTCACCGCCATGTTGACCAGCGAGGCCTCCTCGGAGACTGCCTACGCCTCGCGGTACGGAATCGTGGAGTATCTCACGGACGCCGTCTTCGTTTTACAGTATGTCCGTCCCGACGATTTCCGGGAAACGCGGCTGGCGATCGAGATCCAGAAGATCCGCGACGCGAACCACTCCCGGGAGAAAAAGCCCTACGAGATCACCGGCGAGGGGATCTCGGTCTACCAGCAAGCGAACCTGTTCTAA
- a CDS encoding NAD(+)/NADH kinase, with the protein MDVAVGIVAQRDNERAQDLAAALVNALEAAGASAVVDEATGAAIAATPVPVDSMDDRDLVVSIGGDGTLLFVAREVSPVPIMGVNLGEVGFLNAVAPENAVDVVTDVVADIARTGRVEGRELARLRATGVDEDWTLAPALNEIVVHGRRRGHGGGATIEIRVDGQSYAESHADGVLVATPTGSTAYNLSEGGPLVHPATDAVIVTQMAAAESMPPLVVEPDTEISLTVTDADTAYAISDGRNRQRLEPPATVTVTPAADPVTLVGPQANFFDGLDKLE; encoded by the coding sequence ATGGACGTCGCCGTCGGAATCGTCGCCCAGCGCGACAACGAGCGTGCACAGGACCTCGCCGCCGCCCTCGTCAACGCACTCGAGGCGGCCGGCGCGAGCGCAGTCGTCGACGAGGCCACGGGCGCGGCGATCGCGGCGACCCCCGTACCGGTCGACTCGATGGACGATCGCGATCTCGTCGTAAGCATCGGCGGCGACGGGACCCTGCTGTTCGTCGCCCGCGAGGTCAGCCCCGTGCCGATCATGGGAGTCAACCTCGGTGAGGTCGGCTTTCTCAATGCCGTCGCCCCCGAAAACGCCGTCGACGTCGTCACCGATGTCGTCGCGGACATCGCGCGGACGGGCCGCGTCGAGGGCCGGGAACTGGCGCGGCTCCGGGCGACCGGCGTCGACGAGGACTGGACGCTCGCGCCCGCGCTTAACGAGATCGTCGTCCACGGGCGGCGACGCGGCCACGGCGGCGGTGCGACGATCGAGATCCGGGTCGACGGCCAATCGTACGCGGAGAGCCACGCCGACGGCGTCCTCGTCGCGACCCCGACGGGCTCGACCGCCTACAACTTGAGCGAGGGCGGGCCGCTGGTCCACCCCGCGACGGACGCCGTCATCGTCACGCAGATGGCCGCGGCCGAGTCGATGCCGCCGCTGGTCGTCGAACCGGACACGGAAATCAGCCTCACGGTCACCGATGCCGACACCGCCTACGCGATCAGCGACGGCCGCAACAGACAGCGCCTCGAGCCGCCAGCGACGGTGACGGTAACGCCCGCGGCCGATCCCGTCACGCTCGTCGGCCCGCAGGCCAACTTCTTCGACGGCCTCGACAAACTCGAGTAA
- a CDS encoding universal stress protein has protein sequence MYETILLPTDGSDHAATVAAHAIDVAATRDATLHVLSVVDDRAFLVLDDNRVEQVRDDLEATAREAVDEAATRAADRGVETTTAVDTGNPAECIVDYAASEPVDLIVMGTSGDEYERNVVGSVSQRVVREAPVPVTTVGPDV, from the coding sequence ATGTACGAGACGATCCTGCTTCCGACGGACGGCAGCGACCACGCGGCGACCGTCGCGGCCCACGCCATCGACGTCGCGGCCACCCGTGACGCAACCCTCCACGTCCTCTCGGTCGTCGACGACCGTGCCTTTCTCGTCCTCGACGACAACCGCGTCGAGCAGGTCCGCGACGACCTCGAGGCGACCGCCCGCGAAGCCGTCGACGAGGCGGCGACCCGTGCCGCCGACCGCGGCGTCGAGACGACGACGGCCGTCGACACCGGGAACCCCGCCGAGTGCATCGTCGACTACGCCGCGAGCGAGCCCGTCGACCTGATCGTCATGGGGACCAGCGGCGACGAGTACGAACGGAACGTCGTCGGTAGCGTCTCCCAGCGGGTCGTCCGCGAGGCCCCGGTCCCGGTCACTACGGTCGGCCCCGACGTCTGA
- a CDS encoding amphi-Trp domain-containing protein, with protein sequence MAQRTTADETLPREELAAYLEELAAEFEGESEAVSIRVGNKNVSLNPPHNIDVSVETVERSSMLRGDRETVEIELSWKP encoded by the coding sequence ATGGCGCAACGGACGACGGCCGACGAAACACTGCCACGGGAGGAACTCGCGGCCTACCTCGAGGAACTCGCCGCGGAGTTCGAGGGCGAGAGCGAGGCGGTCTCGATACGGGTCGGCAACAAGAACGTGTCGCTCAATCCGCCACACAACATCGACGTCTCGGTCGAGACGGTCGAGCGGTCCTCGATGCTGCGGGGCGACCGCGAGACGGTCGAGATCGAACTGAGCTGGAAACCCTAA